A genomic region of Branchiostoma lanceolatum isolate klBraLanc5 chromosome 4, klBraLanc5.hap2, whole genome shotgun sequence contains the following coding sequences:
- the LOC136433584 gene encoding transport and Golgi organization protein 1 homolog isoform X4 — protein MYPALTCKREYTMSCPVDQNCTSDHVSPHTTSTTTLHTLTAETVSSSAQPWVTTPTISCPADHNHTLGLLHALRWYSPVTIRGSLGPEVLEFKVKALDATEEDKDLSSMGVEAAFSSERLSPGLDWVTSGQAPGGGMSWYTQLLEYTANLNDYLESLYKDMGDEKQESQQQDAGTEEKDAEDGQKAKIEEEQMEDKERIQQEEKEEEQRGEVEKEQREKEEDEQMDEEEEEQREDKQGVQQENEDEVQGEDEEGERQQEDVEDVQQEDEEDLQLEEEEELQQEAGEDTQQDDREDTQQEDKEDTQQKDKEDTQQEDGEDTQQENREDAQQEDGEDKQLEDREDTQQEDREDTQQEDREDTQQEDREDAQQEDGDDTQQEDREDTQQKDREDTQQEDGEDAQQEDGEDTQQEDKKDTPQEDGEDTQQEDREDTQQEDKEDTKQEDREDTQQEDKEDTQQEDGEELEGADGGQQNNGANKEDLDRMDGGKQEGDVEEEDMGDDEEDDEGDEEEEEEEEGDNDEEEEEEDDDWEEEALDDRFSDVEGAEEDGKDRDVEKAEQDEEDDREKEVLQQGKDDTDTSETDTQKDVDDRDNVHEMENKEDDDSKDKDIEDTGENMEEDGKPDLDGKALDEDEEVIMTGEGTDKMIDDKTEESEEELMEDENAIAANQLRGDQEQDNSEAELKEEESQEDVVNQGDAPAEYFIGENLHENQASNTEEQSAQLDKQDQVPQEGENLSQDKALSSDEDEASEDEKNTEEEEQLEDENAAAAASELKDSNVEVESGFEENKEELGVEESHNDEEQGVDDSGTAHDQIEDETKESQDSSSVHIEQTFDGIVEDQDMVPGEGMESSDGLMKTDTEPSEFDEVGKTELDDETTDKHDLDMTLKDNAMKDEQEATDELFKDLIQKTQVGAGVDDLDGLTATKMDEPDVEKLLETPQLKEIRDKIMDMSESITEKTRERTETLLGQLGSKLSFATADATDVNSPDEMEENLLLDPDPKVKDEQGKEHLETEEKVNIEALFPFGSGENARQQLREQVEKLTKSDDAYQKQQERLRQEMLEWTAKMKEKREEARRAKENRGETVIDGTTIDWDEVLDDDVSMSTEDLPFDWDEVLDKEAFMSEYSQIMGHPYGEGIMPTSVQTSPDGMLSTPAVDMKTGETVSGDGMVTGDLDLDVAKPGMQQLLQGSEVSPSIGAADATTTQQTEPLQSARISETSKPSDQASTQMPQYVLPDEPARGYGWDGQSTEQTLNLYLEGAKPEQVIEKVGLDSEKLDALRAEEEKEEEVLPDQTDAASVLEAGGKEENISQTDTEDIYIELDFQFLELLGALVPPEWAEQLRGWGLEYTPSDLIFQGIPIPWLAVVTTLLVGIVTFCVFSYKCVNRCIHGKPVDPAVVKKQLEAEIDKAAKEKEDLRKGAEAAEDRIRELEETLDVEKFSAQALSKKNSELEEKLSSNDQLEVTLRQEIQRLMDQVSDAREQLESATSEYAKQQEIEAEYKKNLKKERKEKEKLQGRLTEIESKTKHLDSEIVNIKEHRDLLEESKHQLEEEIQGRQEQIMAEYIPVERFTELKESIEMIKQENDQLKENVQYKENEIEALQVLRDCLMQIKALESEDAAAIEEDTDDASTAKDEKIQQMLDVARINSTLKLVESERDYLRSRLEEADGSRKEYEDKTDRLQMQVDNLAEAKKRADKQYYEAQVRLNTLQDYFKEKEVELQRKLGKEEMIRQDVSGKVQDTQEKYKLAREQVELYQNQKDDLLKEMQESERSFRNQIASIEKKAHESWMAARTSEREAQDSKREAASLRQKLLEVENALAKEKDKYLMQSPPLIKPTPINGPPPFPPRFSPPLLPPGAPRHGPPFGRSPPPGRNGDFDGPPSPPPEMAFRGPPPPMGPPPLGPPPFRGPPDDFPDRDFDRRRPSSERDFPPDRDFDRRPPSEPFGHPDRDFGPDRDYGPGPHRGPPMDFPPPRGGLPPMTPPGMRRGSAPLPPMARGPPSSGRMSGPRELRGPPRRPDSRSTGPPSPPPMGIPRTSSPLDSPQHYMGPPPPGGPPPQHFSPHGPPPLRRSPNPPPMGRRPPPSDDDRRDRSQQQSSRLPT, from the exons ATGTACCCAGCTTTAACTTGTAAAAGAGAGTACACCATGAGTTGTCCTGTTGACCAAAACTGCACTTCTGACCATGTATCCCCTCACACCACATCAACCACAACACTTCACACACTAACAGCTGAAACAGTGTCCTCCTCGGCCCAACCCTGGGTTACAACACCTACAATCAGCTGTCCTGCTGACCACAATCACACCTTGGGCCTCTTGCATGCACTGAGGTGGTACAGTCCTGTCACAATCAGGGGTTCTCTGGGACCTGAGGTGTTGGAGT TCAAGGTAAAAGCCTTAGATGCCACAGAGGAAGACAAAGACCTGTCTAGTATGGGGGTTGAAG CAGCTTTCTCCTCTGAAAGGCTTTCTCCAGGCCTGGATTGGGTCACCTCTGGTCAGGCCCCCGGTGGTGGTATGTCATGGTACACTCAACTGCTAGAATACACTGCAA ATCTCAATGACTACCTTGAGAGCTTGTACAAAGACATGGGAGATGAAAAacaggaaagtcaacaacaggATGCAGGAACAGAGGAAAAGGATGCAGAAGATGGACAAAAGGCCAAAATAGAAGAGGAGCAAATGGAGGATAAAGAGAGGATACAAcaggaggagaaagaagaggAGCAAAGGGGGGAGGTAGAAAAAGAGCAAAGAGAGAAGGAAGAGGACGAGCAAAtggatgaagaagaagaggagcaAAGAGAGGATAAACAGGGGGTGCAGCAGGAGAATGAAGATGAGGTGCAGGGGGAGGATGAAGAAGGGGAGAGGCAACAGGAGGATGTAGAAGATGTGCAGCAAGAGGATGAAGAGGACTTGCAActggaggaagaagaggagttGCAACAGGAGGCTGGGGAAGATACCCAACAGGATGATAGGGAAGATACACAACAGGAGGATAAAGAAGATACACAACAGAAGGATAAAGAAGATACACAACAAGAGGATGGGGAGGATACACAACAGGAGAATAGGGAAGATGCACAACAGGAAGATGGGGAAGATAAACAACTGGAGGATAGGGAAGATACACAACAGGAGGATAGGGAAGATACACAACAGGAGGATAGGGAAGATACACAACAGGAGGATAGGGAAGATGCACAACAGGAAGATGGGGACGATACACAACAGGAGGATAGGGAAGATACACAACAGAAGGATAGGGAAGATACACAACAGGAGGATGGGGAAGATGCACAACAGGAGGATGGGGAAGATACCCAACAAGAAGATAAAAAAGATACACCACAGGAGGATGGAGAAGATACACAACAGGAGGATAGGGAAGATACACAACAAGAAGATAAAGAAGATACAAAACAGGAGGATAGGGAAGATACACAACAAGAAGATAAAGAAGATACACAACAGGAGGATGGAGAAGAACTGGAGGGTGCAGATGGGGGGCAGCAGAACAATGGTGCAAACAAAGAGGACCTAGATAGGATGGATGGTGGAAAACAGGAAGGTGATGTGGAGGAAGAAGACATGGGTGATGATGAAGAGGATGATGAGggtgatgaggaggaggaggaagaagaagagggtgacaatgatgaagaagaggaggaggaagatgatgatTGGGAGGAGGAGGCTCTAGATGACAGGTTTTCTGATGTAGAAGGTGCTGAAGAAGACGGCAAGGACAGAGATGTAGAAAAAGCAGAACAAGATGAGGAAGATGATAGGGAAAAGGAAGTTCTTCAGCAAGGCAAAGATGATACAGATACCAGTGAGACTGACACACAGAAAGATGTGGATGATAGGGACAATGTCCATGAAATGGAAAACAAGGAAGATGATGACAGTAAAGATAAGGATATAGAAGACACTGGAGAAAATATGGAGGAAGATGGCAAGCCTGATTTAGATGGAAAGGCtcttgatgaagatgaagaagtcATTATGACTGGTGAAGGAACAGACAAAATGATAGATGATAAAACAGAAGAATCAGAAGAGGAACTGATGGAGGATGAAAATGCCATAGCAGCAAATCAGTTGCGTGGAGACCAAGAACAAGACAACTCTGAGGCGGAGCTAAAAGAAGAGGAAAGTCAGGAGGATGTAGTAAACCAAGGTGATGCCCCAGCTGAATATTTTATTGGTGAAAATCTGCATGAGAACCAGGCATCAAATACAGAGGAGCAGTCAGCTCAGTTGGATAAACAAGACCAAGTCCCACAAGAAGGGGAAAACCTTTCACAAGACAAAGCGTTGAGCTCTGATGAAGATGAAGCCTCTGAAGATGAGAAGAATACAGAAGAGGAGGAGCAGCTTGAAGATGAAAATGCTGCAGCTGCGGCCTCAGAGTTGAAAGACAGTAATGTTGAAGTAGAGTCAGGCTTTGAGGAGAATAAGGAAGAGTTGGGTGTAGAAGAAAGTCACAATGATGAAGAACAAGGTGTAGATGACAGTGGAACAGCGCATGATCAAATTGAGGATGAAACCAAAGAGAGTCAGGATTCCTCTTCTGTACATATAGAGCAAACTTTTGATGGCATTGTTGAAGATCAAGATATGGTGCCAGGAGAGGGGATGGAGAGTTCAGATGGACTGATGAAGACAGACACAGAACCTTCGGAGTTTGATGAGGTGGGAAAGACCGAATTGGATGATGAAACTACTGACAAACATGACTTGGACATGACACTTAAAGACAATGCCATGAAAGATGAACAGGAAGCCACAGATGAGTTGTTCAAGGATCTGATACAGAAGACTCAGGTTGGGGCAGGAGTGGATGATCTGGATGGTTTAACTGCCACCAAGATGGATGAGCCTGATGTTGAGAAGTTACTTGAGACACCCCAACTGAAGGAGATCCGGGACAAAATAATGGACATGAGTGAATCCATCACTGAAAAAACTAGAGAGAGGACTGAAACACTGCTTGGTCAGCTGGGATCTAAACTGTCATTTGCAACAGCAGATGCAACAGATGTCAACAGCCCTGATGAGATGGAGGAAAACCTGCTGCTGGATCCCGACCCAAAGGTAAAGGATGAACAGGGAAAGGAACATTTGGAAACAGAGGAGAAAGTCAACATAGAAGCCTTGTTTCCATTTGGCAGTGGAGAGAATGCCAGGCAACAACTTAGAGAACAGGTTGAAAAACTTACTAAATCAGATGATGCCTACCAAAAACAGCAGGAAAGACTGAGGCAGGAAATGCTGGAATGGACAGCTAAGATGAAGGAGAAACGTGAAGAGGCAAGGAGGGCCAAAGAGAACAGAGGGGAAACAGTCATAGATGGAACCACAATTGACTGGGATGAGGTGTTGGATGATGATGTTAGCATGTCGACTGAGGACTTACCATTTGATTGGGATGAGGTTCTGGACAAGGAGGCATTTATGTCTGAATACAGCCAAATAATGGGGCATCCATATGGGGAAGGCATAATGCCTACAAGTGTTCAAACCAGCCCTGATGGCATGCTGTCCACTCCAGCTGTAGACATGAAGACAGGGGAAACGGTTAGTGGAGATGGTATGGTTACTGGGGACCTTGATTTAGATGTTGCAAAACCAGGGATGCAACAACTGCTGCAAGGCAGTGAAGTGTCTCCAAGCATTGGAGCAGCAGATGCTACAACTACCCAGCAAACTGAACCACTGCAATCTGCGCGTATATCTGAGACAAGTAAGCCTTCAGACCAGGCTTCAACACAAATGCCGCAATATGTACTGCCCGATGAGCCTGCACGGGGGTATGGTTGGGATGGACAGAGTACAGAACAAACACTTAATCTATACTTGGAAGGTGCCAAACCAGAACAAGTCATTGAAAAGGTTGGCCTTGACTCAGAGAAATTGGATGCTCTCAGAgcagaagaagagaaagaggaGGAAGTTTTACCAGACCAGACAGATGCAGCTTCTGTATTGGAAGCTGGTGGGAAGGAGG AAAACATCTCACAGACTGACACCGAGGACATCTACATAGAGTTGGACTTCCAGTTTCTTGAATTG CTCGGGGCCCTGGTGCCGCCGGAGTGGGCGGAGCAGCTCCGCGGCTGGGGGCTGGAGTACACGCCTAGCGACCTCATCTTCCAGGGCATCCCCATACCCTGGCTGGCCGTGGTCACGACACTGCTGGTCGGGATCGTCACGTTCTGCGTCTTTTCATACAAGTGTGTGAATCGG tgCATCCATGGCAAGCCAGTGGACCCAGCGG TTGTGAAGAAACAGCTAGAAGCTGAAATTGACAAAGCTGCTAAAGAGAAGGAAGATCTTAGGAAGGGTGCAGAGGCTGCTGAAGACAGA ATACGAGAGTTAGAAGAAACCCTGGATGTGGAAAAGTTCTCTGCTCAAGCCCTGTCCAAGAAGAATTCTGAGCTTGAG GAGAAGTTATCATCCAACGACCAGTTGGAAGTGACCCTGCGTCAGGAGATCCAGAGACTTATGGACCAGGTGTCTGATGCCAGGGAACAGTTAGAGTCTGCAACCTCAGAG TATGCCAAACAACAGGAGATAGAAGCAGAATACAAGAAGAACTTGAAGAAggagagaaaagaaaaggaaaag CTGCAAGGCCGGCTGACAGAAATCGAGAGTAAGACCAAACACCTTGACAGTGAGATAGTGAACATCAAGGAACACAGGGACTTACTGGAGGAGAGCAAACATCAG CTGGAAGAAGAAATTCAAGGACGCCAGGAGCA AATCATGGCAGAATACATACCAGTGGAAAG ATTTACTGAACTGAAGGAGTCCATTGAGATGATCAAGCAGGAGAATGATCAGCTGAAGGAGAATGTCCAGTATAAGGAAAATGAGATTGAGG CTCTCCAGGTCCTGAGAGACTGTCTGATGCAGATCAAGGCTCTGGAATCAGAAGATGCAGCGGCCATAGAAGAGGATACTGACG ATGCCTCCACAGCAAAGGATGAAAAGATTCAGCAGATGTTGGATGTGGCACGA ATAAACTCTACGCTGAAGTTGGTGGAGTCGGAGCGTGACTACCTGCGCTCTCGGCTGGAGGAAGCAGACGGCTCTAGGAAAGAGTATGAAG acAAAACTGACAGGCTGCAAATGCAGGTTGACAACCTTGCTGAGGCCAAGAAGCGTGCTGACAAGCAGTACTATGAGGCCCAGGTGCGCTTGAACACTCTTCAGGACTACTTCAAGGAAAAGGAGGTGGAACTACAAAG AAAACTTGGTAAAGAGGAAATGATCCGACAGGATGTGAGTGGCAAGGTGCAGGACACACAGGAAAAGTACAAGCTGGCTAGGGAACAAGTGGAGCTCTACCA AAACCAGAAGGATGACCTTCTGAAAGAGATGCAGGAGTCTGAGAGGAGCTTCAGGAACCAGATAGCATCCATTGAGAAGAAGGCTCATGAGAGCTGG ATGGCTGCCAGGACGTCAGAACGTGAAGCACAGGACTCCAAAAGAGAAGCTGCCTCACTAAGGCAGAA GTTGCTGGAAGTTGAGAATGCCCTCGCCAAAGAGAAGGACAAATACCTGATGCAGTCTCCACCTCTGATCAAGCCAACACCCatcaatg GGCCGCCACCTTTCCCTCCTCGATTTTCCCCACCCCTGCTTCCCCCAGGAGCACCCAGGCACG GCCCTCCCTTTGGCAGAAGCCCGCCTCCAGGCCGCAATGGTGATTTTGACGGACCCCCTTCTCCACCCCCAGAGATGGCTTTCCGAGGTCCCCCACCACCCATGGGGCCCCCTCCCCTCGGACCACCCCCATTCCGTGGCCCTCCGGACGACTTCCCAGACAGAGACTTCGACCGCCGTAGACCGTCCTCTGAACGAGACTTTCCTCCTGACAGAGATTTTGACCGTAGACCGCCATCAGAACCGTTTGGCCATCCTGACCGGGACTTCGGACCTGACCGGGATTATGGCCCAGGTCCACACAGAGGTCCCCCCATGGATTTCCCACCCCCTAGAGGAGGCCTCCCTCCGATGACACCCCCTGGCATGAGGAGAGGGTCAGCTCCCCTCCCTCCCATGGCACGCGGACCCCCTTCATCTGGCAGAATGTCAGGCCCCAGAGAGCTGAGAGGACCTCCCAGGAGACCAG ACTCCAGATCAACtgggcccccctcccctccccccatgGGTATACCACGGACATCATCACCATTGGACTCCCCACAG CACTACATGGGCCCCCCACCTCCTGGCGGCCCCCCTCCACAACACTTCAGCCCCCATGGTCCTCCCCCTCTCCGTAGATCCCCCAACCCCCCTCCCATGGGGAGAAGACCACCCCCGAGTGATGACGACAGAAGGGACCGGTCTCAACAGCAGTCCTCCAGACTCCCCACGTAG